The following proteins are encoded in a genomic region of Triticum dicoccoides isolate Atlit2015 ecotype Zavitan chromosome 1B, WEW_v2.0, whole genome shotgun sequence:
- the LOC119329782 gene encoding probable ubiquitin-conjugating enzyme E2 25 isoform X1 — protein sequence MDASECAAPPPSPKNQPSIVFPGDFLMGSLICRRYPHMQGGASSSSSSCRAADAAAWDAVQQQKRQRCQGSSSGDKVGSCTENNSFKTSEAELQNFDSGEIEEEDYYVDDEDEGCYDDDNEGSDYEFDESDFNQQLADKFDDLDLPPGVEASVPWLQKAATDDGPGIFKSMSEIEDEIGKKYKFFKQFDTVEDFSDHHYANKPVGKTGKEWTKRIQHDWKLLENDLPASIYVRVSENRMDLLRAVMIGPQGTPYHDGLFFFDAQFPASYPASPPTVYYHSGGLRLNPNLYACGKVCLSLLGTWEGHGCEKWNSAHSTMLQVLISIQALVLNEKPYFNEPGYETYANNASGQRTALEYNDTTFQYSCRTMLYSLRRAPQHFEDLVAGHFRERGRAILAASKYYMEGNKVGSVVPDEDDEDKELESANAEGSSSSSAVKPKNNQVDLRAGAGVVRPASFKTNMEVLFEELLMEFNVKGADTKKFCAEKLKKSQPAAA from the exons ATGGACGCCTCCGAGTGCGCCGCCCCTCCGCCATCTCCGAAGAATCAGCCGTCGATTGTGTTTCCGGGCGATTTTTTGATGGGCTCCTTGATCTGTCGCAGGTACCCGCACATGCAAGGGGgcgcgtcgtcttcgtcgtcgtcctgccgcgccgccgacgccgccgcctggGACGCCGTGCAGCAACAGAAACGCCAGCGCTGCCAG GGATCATCATCCGGTGATAAAGTTGGATCCTGTACAGAAAATAACTCTTTCAAAACATCTGAAGCCGAGCTACAGAATTTTGACTCTGGTGAAATTGAGGAAGAAGATTATTATGTAGATGATGAAGATGAAGGCTGCTACGATGATGACAATGAAGGATCTGACTATGAATTTGATGAAAGTGATTTCAATCAGCAGCTGGCTGATAAATTTGACGATTTAGATCTGCCTCCTGGTGTGGAGGCTTCTGTACCATGGTTGCAGAAAGCTGCAACTGATGACGGCCCTGGCATTTTTAAGTCAATGTCAGAAATAGAGGATGAAATTGGTAAGAAATACAAGTTCTTCAAACAGTTTGACACTGTTGAGGATTTCTCTGATCATCATTATGCTAATAAACCTGTTGGAAAG ACAGGGAAAGAGTGGACAAAAAGAATTCAGCATGACTGGAAACTTCTGGAGAACGATTTACCAG CGTCCATATACGTCCGTGTCTCAGAGAATCGAATGGACCTTCTCAGGGCTGTGATGATCGGTCCTCAGGGAACACCCTACCATGATGGCCTTTTCTTCTTTGATGCTCAATTTCCTGCTAGTTATCCTGCAAGTCCTCCA ACTGTATACTATCATTCTGGAGGACTTAGGCTTAATCCAAATTTGTATGCTTGTGGAAAAGTCTGCCTTAGCCTCCTAGGCACCTGGGAAGGTCATGGTTGTGAGAAGTGGAACTCAGCTCACTCAACCATGTTACAAGTGCTAATCTCCATTCAAGCTCTCGTATTGAATGAGAAACCATACTTCAATGAGCCAGGATATGAAACATATGCCAATAATGCTAGTGGGCAGAGGACTGCCTTGGAGTATAATGACACAACATTTCAATACTCATGTAGGACAATGTTGTACTCGCTTCGTAGGGCTCCACAG CACTTTGAAGATCTCGTTGCCGGCCACTTCCGAGAGCGCGGCCGTGCCATTCTGGCTGCAAGCAAATATTACATGGAGGGTAACAAAGTTGGGTCCGTAGTTCCTGACGAGGATGATGAGGACAAGGAACTGGAAAGCGCAAATGCAGAAGGATCCAGCTCCAGCAGTGCAGTGAAGCCGAAGAATAATCAGGTAGATTTGCGTGCAGGCGCAGGTGTAGTTCGCCCTGCATCCTTCAAGACCAACATGGAGGTTCTGTTTGAAGAGCTCCTGATGGAGTTCAATGTGAAGGGTGCTGACACCAAGAAGTTCTGTGCCGAGAAGTTGAAGAAGAGCCAGCCTGCTGCTGCTTGA
- the LOC119329782 gene encoding putative ubiquitin-conjugating enzyme E2 38 isoform X2, translating into MDASEYPHMQGGASSSSSSCRAADAAAWDAVQQQKRQRCQGSSSGDKVGSCTENNSFKTSEAELQNFDSGEIEEEDYYVDDEDEGCYDDDNEGSDYEFDESDFNQQLADKFDDLDLPPGVEASVPWLQKAATDDGPGIFKSMSEIEDEIGKKYKFFKQFDTVEDFSDHHYANKPVGKTGKEWTKRIQHDWKLLENDLPASIYVRVSENRMDLLRAVMIGPQGTPYHDGLFFFDAQFPASYPASPPTVYYHSGGLRLNPNLYACGKVCLSLLGTWEGHGCEKWNSAHSTMLQVLISIQALVLNEKPYFNEPGYETYANNASGQRTALEYNDTTFQYSCRTMLYSLRRAPQHFEDLVAGHFRERGRAILAASKYYMEGNKVGSVVPDEDDEDKELESANAEGSSSSSAVKPKNNQVDLRAGAGVVRPASFKTNMEVLFEELLMEFNVKGADTKKFCAEKLKKSQPAAA; encoded by the exons ATGGACGCCTCCGA GTACCCGCACATGCAAGGGGgcgcgtcgtcttcgtcgtcgtcctgccgcgccgccgacgccgccgcctggGACGCCGTGCAGCAACAGAAACGCCAGCGCTGCCAG GGATCATCATCCGGTGATAAAGTTGGATCCTGTACAGAAAATAACTCTTTCAAAACATCTGAAGCCGAGCTACAGAATTTTGACTCTGGTGAAATTGAGGAAGAAGATTATTATGTAGATGATGAAGATGAAGGCTGCTACGATGATGACAATGAAGGATCTGACTATGAATTTGATGAAAGTGATTTCAATCAGCAGCTGGCTGATAAATTTGACGATTTAGATCTGCCTCCTGGTGTGGAGGCTTCTGTACCATGGTTGCAGAAAGCTGCAACTGATGACGGCCCTGGCATTTTTAAGTCAATGTCAGAAATAGAGGATGAAATTGGTAAGAAATACAAGTTCTTCAAACAGTTTGACACTGTTGAGGATTTCTCTGATCATCATTATGCTAATAAACCTGTTGGAAAG ACAGGGAAAGAGTGGACAAAAAGAATTCAGCATGACTGGAAACTTCTGGAGAACGATTTACCAG CGTCCATATACGTCCGTGTCTCAGAGAATCGAATGGACCTTCTCAGGGCTGTGATGATCGGTCCTCAGGGAACACCCTACCATGATGGCCTTTTCTTCTTTGATGCTCAATTTCCTGCTAGTTATCCTGCAAGTCCTCCA ACTGTATACTATCATTCTGGAGGACTTAGGCTTAATCCAAATTTGTATGCTTGTGGAAAAGTCTGCCTTAGCCTCCTAGGCACCTGGGAAGGTCATGGTTGTGAGAAGTGGAACTCAGCTCACTCAACCATGTTACAAGTGCTAATCTCCATTCAAGCTCTCGTATTGAATGAGAAACCATACTTCAATGAGCCAGGATATGAAACATATGCCAATAATGCTAGTGGGCAGAGGACTGCCTTGGAGTATAATGACACAACATTTCAATACTCATGTAGGACAATGTTGTACTCGCTTCGTAGGGCTCCACAG CACTTTGAAGATCTCGTTGCCGGCCACTTCCGAGAGCGCGGCCGTGCCATTCTGGCTGCAAGCAAATATTACATGGAGGGTAACAAAGTTGGGTCCGTAGTTCCTGACGAGGATGATGAGGACAAGGAACTGGAAAGCGCAAATGCAGAAGGATCCAGCTCCAGCAGTGCAGTGAAGCCGAAGAATAATCAGGTAGATTTGCGTGCAGGCGCAGGTGTAGTTCGCCCTGCATCCTTCAAGACCAACATGGAGGTTCTGTTTGAAGAGCTCCTGATGGAGTTCAATGTGAAGGGTGCTGACACCAAGAAGTTCTGTGCCGAGAAGTTGAAGAAGAGCCAGCCTGCTGCTGCTTGA